tggacattttttgacatttttataccatactatactatgactttaaaaaaaaaactaactttTTATGCCATACAATGACATTtctatgccatactatactatgacattttttttatcaaatttttTGGAACAAGATTGTGTTTCGAGCATTCTCTTGTGCCTTGTTCCCACCTTTTTTCATCTGAATGATATTGCATTATTACAATGGTCTAACAATTTATCACAAACCAAGACTATTAAGTGGTGAAAGTCAAAGAGTGTTGCTGGTGCAACATAACCACTGATGTTAGATCTTAAAGTGGCAGTAAGATCTTACAATGTATGGAAAGGGTCTTATAAAGGTCTTAAAGGTATTAAATTTAACTACAGGACCTCTGATTATTCCCTGACATTTGTGCTATTTGTGGCGAATAACAAATTATGAGgtattcaaaatatttttttaaagtagagATTTTGTTTTGGCCCCCTCAGTGAACATGCCTCCAAAGAAAGGTCAGAGCTCAGCTACAGAGCAGTGCTATATTTAAAACTGTTAATGTAATGTCTTTGTAAAGTCTTTCAGTGACTCACTCCTGACAAGGATTAAACCGTTAATTCTGTCAACTTCCGGCCATTGTGCAGTGTGTGGTCTTCAAACAATGATGTTTCTAAAGATCTGTCATGCATCTGAGTTGACCATTCTCTGCTGTTTTGAGTCACTTGTGGTTGTCTTTGGTAAGCAGACATTTCACAGCTACAAAAAGtcttgtgaaaaacaaaacaaaaacggtGACGACAAACTCACCGACAGAAAAAGCATGCAGTACATCCCAAAGGACGAGTGGCCGGAGTAGAACGACAACCTGAGgagcaaaacagaaacaaagctCAATTTATGTGCAAaattcacttttcttttttttttcttttttttggatttTCAATTAATATGATAATGGAGTGACAAAGAAATGAATTGCATGTTTATGATAGAGCCAATACACCAGTTCTTAAAGACAGTGTGAGAGGCAGTTTGTTTCACCTGGATTCAGTCACATTTCGATGGGAGCCAGTACAGTTGATCTGCAGCATGTACCCATTACAGGTGGCCGGGGCACACACGGCTAAGAAGTTTGGACGAGGACGACCTATAGTAAACTTGGCTATGTCGGTCAATGACTGGCTGACAGCTGCTCCAAACAGGAAGGTGCCCACCACCTTGTAGAGAGCTGACAGGTACTGGTTGAACTGGGAGTTGGAGTGCAGACGATTTGTGTGCACAAGGTACGCCTCTCCTGTGGTGATCTGTGGAGTGGGCAGAGGAGACATAATGAAGGGTTTTCTTgtagtttgggaaaaaaatatttggtaAATGTATCTTTTTTATTGCTGTGTAACAACACTACTTagataaacaaaatgttgaaactaACAATGACGATGGAGCAGGTGATGGTGACTGCAGCCATGCCTCCATGGGAGATGGTGTCTTTCCTGTAGGGATAGTTGATACTCTTATCATCACAGTAGATTCCTCTTTGGTACGGAGTGAACATCAGCGTCAGGATGGCTGAGGGCAAAGCCGCTGGAGGAAGAAAAGATGACTGTATTATGAAGACAAAATCCACTCTATTTCCAAAGAAAGcataaaaataatacaatgaCCTAATAAAAACTTTCTGACATCATGAACTACAAAACAGTCAGCGAGCCTCAACCTTCACCAAAGCTGTGCAAACAAGCACATATGTGCAGACCTAGATATCCATAAGTATACTGTTTGTTACAGACATTGATGACATGCATGTGCCTGATATTTTACATCCAAGTGAATGTGGAAAGTGATTAAAAGTCTGACTTTGTGGAAAtgagtttgtgtctcttttttttttaaacatccaaATTAAAGCAtagtataatttttttttttttgataaaaatatcataaaaggtcatagtatagtgtgtcaaaaaaaaagtgctaaaaAAGTCTGAGAATAGTGTGGCGAAAAAATGCGAAAAAGGTCATAGTGATGTgtcaaaaaagtacaaaaaaaagtcatagtatagtatgtcgaaaaaagtgcaaaaatattaatggtatagtatgtcaaaaaatctgctaaaaaagtcatagtataacatgtcaaaaagtcatagtatagtatgtgggaaaaaagtgcaaaaaaagtaATAtcgaaaaaactgctaaaaaagtgtcatagtatagtatgttgaaaaatgggctaaaaaactcaaagtactgtatgtcaaagaaactgctaaaaaagtcatagcatagcatgtcgaaaaaagtcatagtatggcatgtcgaaaaagtgcgaaaaaggtcatagtatagcatgtcaaaaaaagtcatagtatagtatgttgaaaaaaatgcaaaaaaaagtcaaagtatagtatgttgaaaaaaagtgctaaaaaaagtcatggtatagtatgttgaaaaaaatgcaaaaaaaagtcaaagtatagcatgtcgaaaaaaagtcatagtattgcatgtcaaaaaagtgctaaaaaaagtcatggtatagggtgtcaaaaaaagtcatagtatagtatgttgaaaaaatgcaaaaaaaaagtcaaagtatagtatgtcgaaaaaaagtgctaaaaaaagtcatggtatagggtgtcaaaaaaaatatatagtatgtcgaaaaagtgtgaaaaaagtcatactatagtatgtcgaaaaatgcaaaaaaaaaaaaagtcatagtatagcatgttgaaaaaagtcatagtacagcatgttgaaaaagtgctaaaaaaagtcacagtatagcgtgtcaaaaaaagaaatagtataatatgtcgaaaAATGggctaaaaaagtcatggtatagtatgtcaaaaaaatgctaaaaaagtcatactttagcatgtggaaaaaagtcatactatagtatgtcgaaaaatgggccgaaaaagtcatggtatagcatgtcggaaaaagtcatggtatagcatgtcgaaaaaagccatagtatagcatgtcaaaaaagtcatagtttagatTGTGGAAAAATGGgctgaaaaagtcatagtacaacATGTcgaaaaaagccatagtatagcatgtcaaaaaagtgtgaaaaagtcatagtttagtatgtggaaaaagtcatactatagtatgttgaaaaagtgcgaaaaaagtcatagtatagcatgtcaaaaaaaagcaATAGTATACTATATCGATAAAGTGctaaaaaagttatagtatagtatgtcgaaaaaagtcatagtatagcatgtcgataaagtgctaaaaaagtaatagtatagtatgtcaaaaaaacggctcaaaaaagtcatagtatgtcaaaaaaactgctaaaaaagtcatagtatagtatgtcgaaaaaggtTATAGTATGACATGTCAAAAAAGtgcgaaaaaagtcatagtatagtatgttgaaaaaatgcaacaaaaggtcaaagtatagtatgtcgaaaaaactgctaaaaaagtcatagtatatagcatgtcgaaaaaagtcatagtatagtatatcaaaaaagtgctaaaaaagtcaaagtatagtaaatcaaaaaaaagtcatagcatagcatgtcgaaaaagtgctaaaaaaaaaagtcatagtatagcgtgtcaaaaaaagaaatagtatagcatgtcgaaaaattggctaaaaaagtcatagtatagtatgtggaaaaagtcatagtatagaatgtcgaaAAAGtacgaaaaaagtcataatatagtgtcgaaaaaactgctaaaaaagtcaaagtatagtatgtcaaaaaaaagtgctaaaaaagtcatagtatagggtgtcgaaaaaatgcaaaaaaaagtcaaagtatagtatgtcaaaaaaagtcatagtatagcatgtcgaaaaagtgctaaaaaaaggtcacagtatagcatgtcaaaagaagaaatagtatagtatgtcgaaaaaagggctgaaaaagtcatactatagcatgttgaaaaaagccatagtatagtatgtcgaaaaagtgcaaaaaaaggcatagtatagcatgtcgaaaaaagtcatagtacagtatctcgaaaaaagtgctaaaaaagtcatagtatagtatgttgaaaaaagtcatagtatagcatgtcaaaaaagtgcaaaaaaaaagtcatagtatagtatgttgaaaaaagtgctaaaaaagtcatactatagtatgtaagaaaactgcaaaaaaagtcatagtatagcatgtcgaaaaaagtcatactatagtatgtcgaaaaatggGCTAAAAAAGtaatggtatagtatgtcgaaaaaactgctaaaaaaaagtcaaagtatagtatgtcgaaaaagtgcgaaaaaagtcatagtatagtatgtcgaaaaaacgGCTAAAAAAGTGATAATATtgtgtcgaaaaaagtcatagtatagcatgttgaaaaagtgcaaaaaaaaatagtataatatgtcggaaaaaagtgctaaaaaagtcatactatagtatgtaagaaaactgctaaaaaaaagtcaaagtatagtatgtcgaaaagtgcgaaaaaagtcatagtatagtatgtcgaaaaaagtcatagtatagcatgtcgaaaaaagtcatactatagcatgtcgaaaaaatgcaaaaaaaaagtcatagtatagtatgtcgaaaaaagtcatagtatagcatgttgaaaaagtgcaaaaaaagtcatagtatagtatgtggaaaaaagtgctaaaaagtcatactatagtatgtaagaaaactgctaaaaaagtcatagtatagtatgtcgaaaaaagtcatagtatagcatgttgaaaacgtgcgaaaaatagtcata
This Epinephelus lanceolatus isolate andai-2023 chromosome 15, ASM4190304v1, whole genome shotgun sequence DNA region includes the following protein-coding sequences:
- the plpp2a gene encoding phospholipid phosphatase 2, with the translated sequence MTEQGKKLILVVVDILCVFVAALPSAILTLMFTPYQRGIYCDDKSINYPYRKDTISHGGMAAVTITCSIVIITTGEAYLVHTNRLHSNSQFNQYLSALYKVVGTFLFGAAVSQSLTDIAKFTIGRPRPNFLAVCAPATCNGYMLQINCTGSHRNVTESRLSFYSGHSSFGMYCMLFLSLYIQARMQGKWTRLVRPTIQFFLVAFAVYVAYTRVSDYKHHWSDVLVGLLQGVLIAVLTVRYVSDFFKQRPPRCTHADPPEIENLERKPNPQPHNSQHGNHYNYSGPV